In the genome of Hemiscyllium ocellatum isolate sHemOce1 chromosome 12, sHemOce1.pat.X.cur, whole genome shotgun sequence, one region contains:
- the ripply3 gene encoding protein ripply3 isoform X2, producing MDSALYCVRAKVRLACQCCRGRQAETRNPEQAHNSSGWWRPWVMTARDAEKQRPSSRGCESPSETRRPLGFQHPVRLYLPRSKAEHYLHHMGEKVLASFPVQATIHFYNDDSDTEEEEEEEDELMSCGSESENTPETARLFWKQ from the exons ATGGACAGTGCACTTTACTGTGTCCGGGCCAAAGTGAGGTTGGCCTGTCAGTGCTGCAGGGGACGCCAAGCAGAAACACGGAATCCAGAGCAAGCTCACAA TTCCTCGGGGTGGTGGAGACCCTGGGTGATGACAGCTCGAGACGCGGAAAAGCAGAGGCCGAGCTCG CGTGGTTGTGAGAGTCCCTCTGAAACCAGGCGACCCTTGGGATTTCAGCACCCAGTCAG ACTATACCTACCCAGATCCAAAGCAGAACATTATCTACACCACATGGGAGAGAAGGTTCTAGCCAGCTTCCCTGTGCAGGCAACAATTCATTTCTACAACGACGATTCTGATAcagaggaagaagaggaggaggaggacgagCTCATGTCCTGTGGCTCAGAATCAGAAAATACCCCGGAAACAGCGCGGTTGTTTTGGAAACAGTGA
- the ripply3 gene encoding protein ripply3 isoform X1: protein MDSALYCVRAKVRLACQCCRGRQAETRNPEQAHNAAPVMLSLCSCVCSSSGWWRPWVMTARDAEKQRPSSRGCESPSETRRPLGFQHPVRLYLPRSKAEHYLHHMGEKVLASFPVQATIHFYNDDSDTEEEEEEEDELMSCGSESENTPETARLFWKQ from the exons ATGGACAGTGCACTTTACTGTGTCCGGGCCAAAGTGAGGTTGGCCTGTCAGTGCTGCAGGGGACGCCAAGCAGAAACACGGAATCCAGAGCAAGCTCACAA CGCCGCCCCGGTAATGTTGTCGCTTTGCTCCTGTGTGTGCAGTTCCTCGGGGTGGTGGAGACCCTGGGTGATGACAGCTCGAGACGCGGAAAAGCAGAGGCCGAGCTCG CGTGGTTGTGAGAGTCCCTCTGAAACCAGGCGACCCTTGGGATTTCAGCACCCAGTCAG ACTATACCTACCCAGATCCAAAGCAGAACATTATCTACACCACATGGGAGAGAAGGTTCTAGCCAGCTTCCCTGTGCAGGCAACAATTCATTTCTACAACGACGATTCTGATAcagaggaagaagaggaggaggaggacgagCTCATGTCCTGTGGCTCAGAATCAGAAAATACCCCGGAAACAGCGCGGTTGTTTTGGAAACAGTGA